The DNA region gaaatgttttcctcaaaaaacataatttccttatgactggagaaagaaagacatgaacatcttggatgacaagggggtgagaacattttttgctctgaaagtgaactactcctttaatgaaatgtctgcaacatactttggttaaaattcctcaatggtcatgtaaaacaacacatTTTTACCTCGTCAAAAACAGCTCAGTTCACAGCCACTCGTTTTGGTGCATGtctctctttaaatgataatgagctactgttcACCCCACCCATCTcttctgtttttttgtgtattcggtggcGTTACCATTAAAAACAAAACGAATGCTgaaattctccaaatctgttccgatgaagaaacaGTTTCCTTAAACCAGTTGCATAGTCATAGGAAACCATTTATTCTCTTTTAACTTTTTACAGTGGTCTTATGTGTCGGGCTGAGCCTGCTGAATGTGTCCTGGTCTCTGGTCCTGTACAGCCGCTCATGCTTTCTGCTCCGTCCCGGTCATCTGCACATAACTCCTGCTGCTATACTGTGCCAGCTCATATGGAGAGGGGGCATGCTGGGTGCCAGGGTGGCCAGCCTCATGTTCTTCTGCAGTACGTTTCACTGGTGGTCCTGTGGAGTCGTGGGTGAGTCAAGCTATGTGTTTTTGTGCAGACAAATCCTGCACACACAAAAGCTTTAACAGTTAGTTCGCGTGACAGCCAGGAGTGCTTTTAAGTAATTTGTCATTGCCCAACTCTTACCTGGAAAGGGATGATTTGCTAATAAATGGCTGCTTTGTTGTTGTCTCTTCAAATCCCTGCTCAGGTTTCCACTGGCTCATTATGACATTCTGGCAAGCGTCCCAGCAGACAGACATCTGCATTAACCGTGGTTCCTGGCTGCTCTTCAACTCCATCTTAGGGGCAATGCACATTTTCCTCTTCCTTAATGTTAAAGACGGGCCCTCCCGGTATCGCACGACTGGATTCTATTTGGTTGGTCTCTCTGCGCTgcagtgctattttagtattatttatacagtggtgacaaaaattattagaacactagtatttttaccagcgatatataaaatatacaatctTTTGCTGTAGGGTGTCAGTAGTAAATATCAGTTTacttttccaaacattcattttgccattaattgtaaaaaaTCAGGGTTCCTACAGGGTTTGGATTAGCAAATATTTTCCAGGTctggaaaagtatggaaaaaaGAAAGCAGAGTATGGAAAAATAGCTGTGTTTCCTATTTAGTTTTTTGTAATATAAAATTAAGaattttatgaaaataaagttactGTACAAGAAGTGAGATTTATATGGCAGTTGTTTAGTGATCAGAATTGGGACTTTTTGATTATGCAAAATGCAGGTTATAAGCATTTTGGGTTTTATCTCACAGTATTCTAAGCACCGTATTACATAGCCTTAAGGacccttgcaaaaaaaaaaaaaaaaaaattatacagacCTTTATGTGTGCACGAGAAACCTTTAAACGTAGCATATAGGACAATGCACACTGATCCACCTATTGTGCCATCAGCCCATTTCACTGTTTTTTGGCTGCGACAGACTACGCGTTAAAGAGACCTAAGGCCTTGAAATATGGCATACTGCCCTAAAAAAGGTacatttaaacactttttaaacaCAGTACCAGTCTTTTTTTATAGACTTTTGAACTTGCCAAATTTTATGCCATCAGCCCATTTCATGTGTTTTGGTCAATTGGACATTAGGCCTTGATATTATAAGAAAAGCCAAACAGATCTTTGTTAATTCATGTGCATCCTCtcattttattattcattttgatGCACAAAGAAATTGAAATGCATAAGCATGCCAAAAATTTCCATGTGCATGTGAGTAGTTTCTCGAGGgctcaaaaaaatttttttagggATTCTGTATGTTGTCACTTTGAGCAAACCAAtgaaaaaaaactgagaaaatacAAGTATTTACAGATGACTGTACAATATACCAAATATAAAGCCAGAAATAATTCTGAACCATTTATGTTGAATATGGTCTGAAATCTACTAAGAGGGTTGAGAAATTTGAGGCTGGAAAAgtatccagtgagatttttgtttgcacaatgagtctgacaacagccagtgctccacacagagatctgatcttatcatcatccagtctggaatgacatgaagaaacagaacaaactgagacagactaaatccagaagaactgctTCAGAAACTTACCTGtgaagctacagtactgttaaacgtATTAGGCATACTATAAAATGAGGATGAtatcataaatagtttttttgatCAATGAACTTCTGACACCTACAGCAaaagattttatattttatatatattttttatagctggtgaaaatactagtgttctaataattttggccaccactgtatatatgtAATTTTAATGGTAATTGTGCTTACCATTTTAGATATAATTCATATTTTGTCATGAGCAATAACTTAGATCTTTGTTAACATACTATTTTTATTGTTCATTGATTTCAAAGATCATGATCCAGAGCTTCTATCTGTGTTGTAGTTAATGTTGCTGGAGAACACGTTCCTTCTGCTTCTGGCGTCAGATGCTCTCAGCGGGCCTTCGTGGGACAGCATGAGTGTTCCTCTGGCTGTCTTATGCAGCTTCCTTATCGGTAAAGATTAAGAATGTACTGATTTAAgaaaaatattgataattattataataatttgtctaaaaaaaaaactaaagtcagttttaaatgctacaagtaaATTTAGGATGTAAAGTGTGAACAATTGATATTCATTCTGAGATTagctaattattattttaaaagggatagttcacccagaaatgaaaattgccccatgatttactcaccctcaagccatcctaggtgtatatgactttcttttttggaCAAATACAatcgaagttatattaaaaaatgtctgctctcaagctttataatggcagtgaatggctgttgagattttgaagcaaaataaagtgcatccatctatcataaacaATGCTCCACAGAACTCCTGgtagttaataaaggccttctggagtgaatcgatgcatttgtgtaagaaaaatatccatatttaaaactataaacCACGATCTCTACCTTCCAATAACTCTTGTACGTGCGTTTACAAGAGAGTGTGTTTCTTCTTGGTTTCCTCCACTTACATCAAactcctccaacatttttctggacaaatcctcgttttgtatttctaattttggaacagtgttttgttttgctctttcctCACGACATTCTTTTGTGAACACGAGTACGAGGAGTATGAAGCTATAGATTATGGTTTATTAAGTTttgaatatgaatatttttcttacacaaatgcatcgatttacatcagaaggcctttattaacccccctaattcatgtggagtactttttgtgatggatggacgcactttTTGGGGTTTCAAAATCTCGacagccattcacttccattacaAAGCtcgaaagagccaggacattttttaataaactgcaactgtattcatctgaaagaataaaggcatatacacctaggatgccttgagggtcagtaaatcaggggttaattttcatttctccctttaacagtgttattaaatGAATAGTGTATTTAAACATTGCtgttgcactcttaaaaataaaagtgcttcatgatgccatagaagaaccttttctgtctaaatggttccataaagaacctttaacatctgaaggttCTTCGTGGCGAAAGaacgttcttcagattataaaaaggtaagaaagaaatggttctttaaagaacctttgactgaatcgttctttgtggaaccaaaaatggttcttctataggaTCGCtgagaagaaccttttaaagcaccttcatttttaagtatttttaagagtgtactgtagATATTACTATCATCTGATTTGGTTTCTATGTATCATGCATccctaaaaaacatttttataagaaaaataatcaTAATCAAGAAGCTAATGGAGTGTAATGTAACATTACTCCATTCTCTATTTTTAGGTGTGATATTTGTAGTTCTTTACTACCGATTTCTTCATCCAAAGTCTACGGAGATCCTCCAGAGTCTGAGACTCCAAATGAGCCTAACAACTATTGACGGAACTACCAATGTGGACAGCAAGGACACAACACTTCAATCCTCCACTCACAATCATGGCACTTTCTCAGTGACTGGTTTTGCTCTTGATAAGCATGAAGAGGCCTCTTCTGTTCAGCCACTAGAGGGCGACTGGCACCATCATCATATTTTAATACGCCTGGCTCTCAAAACTGGAAACAAAGACAAAATCAACTGCTTGTATGGAGACAGAGGGCTTTCAGTCATCTTGGAGAATGATGATGCACCCAACACAGACTCTGGAGGGGACGGCTGTACCCAGCCAATCATGGAAGCAGGTGAACAATCTAAAAGTTGTCCAGTGGAAAATCAAGAGGGAGTTTCTGGTACTGAAGTCAGGCAGCAGTCTCCAGAGAAGGGTGCAGTGTATAACACCTGCCCTGTGGACTGCAGTAGCACTGTTTACTTCAGCGCAGAAGCCCACTCCTCTCATAGTGTTAGCGATTCTACGTTAGATAAAGAGAATGTGGCTGTGATCAGTCCCATTATGAATGGAGCTGCTCTGCACCTGACTGCCAAACAGCTGTTAAACAGGAACCCATGTTATACCTCAACCCCAATACCAGACCTCAAAACAATGCAGAGTACAAGTCCTCGATTAGGAGGGGCAAGAAGACAGGTACATTTTTAATACAAGGTTTTATTTGGGATAAAGCTGGTAAATGTTTTCATCTTTTTAGGTTTTCCGCAGGTCTTAAAGTTTTTAATTCGCCCCTTGCCAATTTAAGCCAGATCTTAAATTCAGTCATGGAAATAAGTGTTTCATGAATTGctaaaaatatttcagtatttttgttttccaatacaaatatgaccctgggccacaagaccagtcataatggtattttttttgtaattgagatttatacatcatcataTATTTGGCgaaatgcaactatttgaaaatgtggaatctgaggatgcaaaaaaattcaaatattgaaaaaaatcgcctttaatgtcGTTCAAATTAAGTTcccagcaatgcatattactaatcaaaaattaagttttggtatatttacagtaggacatttacaaaatatcttagaggaacatgatttttatttaatatcctaacgattctttgtaataaaagaaaaatcaataattctgacttatacaatgtatttttggctattgctacaaatatacccattctaCTTTAGactttttgttgtccagggtcatctaaacatccttaaatcaagatacatttacttgagttgcaaatgtaaaatgttacaaaatgaaGTGGTTATGctgaaaacaagaacaaatatctgtcagtGGGTTTTTCTTTTGAGCTCATTTGCAGATATTTGTTCTAGTTTTAATTATAAAGTCACTTCATTTTGATCAAATGAAGAaatgtcattttgcttctcaagtaaatgtattttgattgagcccatttctgccactgaataaaaaatttcaaaaaggttattgcaactttttatatctcaattgtgtgttatgagtttatatctcacaattctgacttttttcctcacaaatgcaagtttgtatctttttttcatgcaattctaacttttttctcacattttagagtttatatcacacaattccaattttttttttaatgcagactttttgtcttgcaaatgtgtttgtatttctcagttctttttttccccacacaattctgactttttttttttcagaattgtgagatataacaaaGTCCAATTctaagggggaaaaagactgatatgttctcagaattctgagaaaatttggaaaaaaaaactgcgtgatgtaaactcacaattgcaagaaaaaaaaattgagattaaagacagaattgtgagaattgtaagttaaaaaaaaatcacaatttattattcagtggcagaaatgggctgccatatattttatattattttaagattttttttaaataattaaaaagtaatagaaatcattttttaaatcatttttaaaaaaggctgCTAATACAACTCAGTACAATTCCTTTCGATTTATTCCTTACGCTTTATTACCttcataaaacctgcagaaactGGTTTATTATTAGCACATATTATAACCACTATAAACTGGAAATGAACTGTATCTGAAGTTTGTTTTCATTAGTTATAAGCTCAGTGAATTTTAAAATCAGTTTACATTTACTGTGTACGTTTACTATAAGTTACATTGACATATTGTACTTGCTGCTCTATTTTAGTCTGTTTTACCATAATGTTTGATACACTTAtatggttttatatatatatttttgtcacattttcaatATTTTGTCTTAATTCGATCTGTATTCTATCAAGTGTAAAGGGAACAcacaatattttataacaattgtTATATTTATGTTTAATCTGTggagaaaatagtttttttaaatataatttatattttttttataattcatttgtaaaaaaaaaaaaaactactaaactTAACTTAAACTACTAAACATTCTGCATTCAAACACTTTTTCATTTATACTAATATAAAGCATGGTTTTGTTCCAATCAGTGCTAATTTATACATGTTCTAGTATTCTTATTAAGatgataaaatattataaatatgtagGTACTATTTCCATCTCTTGTCTGTCCATCTGTTTGTCTGCATGTCCTATAATGGGAATACAAATCTTTGAAATGTTTATGATTCTGTCATAATAGCTGTTCATCAGCAGAGGGCACTAATACATTCAGTTAGTTAGGGTTTGTGCATAGAGACATTCAAAATCACAGGAATATTGGCATAAACAAAAGGTTTTAAAAGCTTGGGTTTTTTATTGTATCGAAAGATGTAGTGACTTTATCCACAGACAAACTTTTGGCACATTACTTCGTACACATTCAAGACAACCAGATGCAAATTCCTCACAAATTCATATATTTCTATGAAATTATTATACTGTTAAACCACTTACACTGAATAAGTGTGGAATGACGAGATAGTCAAAGCATGTTTGTTACAGTATTAAAATGCTGCATGTGTTTAACACCAAAGAGTGAAAAAAGGTCAGTAACATATTTGATATATCTGGCATTTCGGGACCATACAGCTGGAATAAACTGTGCTGACGCACGGATGGATTTGACCTATAGCACCATGTAGAAAACTGATACTATCCTGTGAAAAATCTAGTACAAATAGAGGTGATTGTCTTCCATGCATAATTAATACTTGCTGTAATAATGAATAGAACCCTCTAGAACTGATCTTCTAGAAAGGCTGTCAATTTTTACCatgatttttttctaaaatgaagGCACAGACCATCATTTTGTTTTGTCGGTTgacaaaatatgacaaaatatcCTTCACAGAGGTCATGAAAACCCTGAGCTCCAAGACAAAGCTTTAGTATAATAAACGTGTTTGTAACAGAAagacattttgcttaaataaaagAGAAATTAGCCAACTCCAGAATAAGATCTCAATAAAATTAGCTGTCTGAATTGTCCAATGTCCGCGTGACCAAACCTAATTTCAGACAAAATTCATTCTAATTAAAAACACGGTATTTCAAGTCAAGCAAATTCAAAGCTCAAAGCATATTTTTGCCTTAACCTGTTTTTATTTCATGTCATGGTGAATTCTTCATTAAAACAAGTTTTCATTAAAGGTGCACTCAGTAATTTTACCTCATTAAAACTTTTACACATAAAGAAACGAATAGCACTTTtagaaaaatattacaattataaaGAAAAAAGCTAAACCAGTAACTTTATCCgccttattttttttaacaagtaGTAACGAATTAGCCTAAACCATAGGTGAGACTTccgaaataatgagaagaataaactgtgatatttgcactacaaaccagtgtgctcataattaagataacacattaagaagacacaacaatttgcaatatcaagcaaaacaagctgttttgtacagctaaaaatagctgaatggatgagaccagaagccacacccataaaatttccaaatggccacgcccactcTTACAGCAAAAAAATAAGGTTTTACATGGACCAAGGCAGAATAAATTAATTACATCGATTAGCAACATTTTGAATCTCAGTGGCAAAAAAGTGTCCAAATTTACCTCAAACGGTGTAACATTGACCAAAAATATACTGAGTGCATCTTTAAAAACGCAAATGCTTCACTAGTAGTTCCAGAGCAACCAGAATGGATGTTCCAAAACGTTTTGTAAGTGTTGTTTTTTGTCATATCTCAGTCCCTTACTGTATCCCAAAATATTTTAATAGCTATTGTATTGTTTAATATTTCCTCAAACCTTCGGTCTCATTGCTTCAGAGACTTCAATAGTAACGGTTCAAGCTGCGCGTGCCCGGCATGTCCGGCTGTCCGTTCATCCAGATTTCCCGTATGATCCGCTCGCGTTCCTCTAATCGCTGCGCGCGCTCCAGCTCCTCGGCGGAGGTAAACACGTTACCGAGCGTCCGTTCAAAGCGCCGGTGGCGTCGTGCCGACAGGTCGGAGGTATTGTCCCAGTCCGAATCGCTGTCGCTCGTGTCACTCGTGCTCTCCGCAGTCTTTCCCGGTTTCTTGGGCGCTTGTTGCGTTTTGCAGTCAGTTCGACAGGAGATCTGCACCACTAACGCGATGAGAGTGAGAACGAGTCCCAAACACACTCCACACACGAAATACAGTGCCGCCCGTTCCGGGTGATCTGCAGAAACAGTTCAGAAGGTTAGTAACAGTTGTTGAACAGAGTACAAAGTAGGCCTTGTTTGTAAATATTTGCTTATAGTCTGATGACCGCCATTCAAGTAAAAGCGGGAGCGGCCATTTGTACGTTTTATGGGTCTGGCCTCTGGTCTCATCAgcatcaagctatttttagctgtacaaaacaggtccttttgcttcttgatattgcaaatttgtgTCTAACCatactatttttaatgtattatcttaaataTGAACATACTGGTTTGCAGTGAAACAATTTTAGCATTTACTGCACATTTTTATGGTTATTTCCCTAAAACAACTAGTTTCGCCAATAGGCTTAccgcattgaagaataaggtggatagcaatctttttttatttctttctatttAATTTGTTTATGGAAGCTTTTAGGGTGGTATAGCTATCTTGATAGTAGAGGAAATGTAAAAGATGTAAATAGTTCTTCAAATCTTTTATTTTGGTTATTAAAAATGAGCCATTTTTAATAATGAAatacaatttatacattttaatattttgttgaaatagtaAACATTTTAAGAAGTAAAGTCATCGTGCCACCTGAAGTTTTGAAgcatgtaaattattattattatttttcttaatataaattaataaaattgcttaataaaaagttaaaaatgtaagttatttatatatatatatatatatatatatatatatatatatatgaaagtaTACACacagtgtatatgtatatacacagtTGAAAGTAAGTTATATCACAGCAAAAGTTTGTTTCTTAGTCTTTAATCTAACTTATTTTggtatttttaatgtataattgtatttacatttaattaatgaTTACaagttttcagtaaaaacaaataaaaatatataaaaggatTAGACAAACCAAACATCTAAAATATGACATTAAAATACATCTAAAATATGTTTGCCATATTTTTTGGCAAAAATTACGATTATTTTGCTCAATATTGAGATCATGATTATTTAACTCCATTACTTACTGACATTGAACTAATTTTTCCTTCTTAatggaatataataataataataacaaaaaattgagGGAAAAAGACAGATAAAATAGAAAGTAGAAagaaaaaatacattgcatgtgagacgttaagatgtccacataaAAAGAAAttcacaaaagtgattttatgttaaTAGAAAGTGTATaaagtataaaaatgtataaagtgtctactttaaaggtttcaaataagtttttggaaaataaaatgtcttgtacatattaaaatatataaaagaatacaggagcatattaaattttattgtgttttaaatgagtaaaaattgttACTGACAAACGGGCAAAACTTAGGATAGTGGCTATTTTTCAGAATGTACAGTTACAACTAATTAGCATTTGGGGTgtaagtaatttgtcttttaatatgtaataaatttatttttgttgtaaatatgcaagattgttgcactgaatgacattttagtgggtgtcttctttaaattaggggaaaatgatATTGGATGATATttgttttttgctcagaaaaacaaaaatgcaattaaattaaacagaaaacttttacttttttgtaaaaacaacaatttaaagcattattACGCTTATtctttttatgcttaaacctttttttgtctttgacccacataTTAGACTATTTGCTTGATTCtggcaaaaattattattatttaacaccaTCACTGATATTGCTTATTTTTAATAAGATATCAGTGGATTATCTTTTGTTAATAACTATTGGAAgacaaaattgtaatttaaaaaaaaattcaattaagCACCCAGCTGTTGTACAGTGAGTGTATAGTGTACCAAACCTGTTTTTACCTGCTATGAAGGAGTAAGCAGCCAGTGCATTGCTTACTAAAGCCATCTCCTCAGTAGTGGCTTGCCTTTCATTGAGGAAAGCTGTAACCATTGCATCCACACAGACGCTCTCTGGATCACTTATTGTGTGGTACTGAAAGAAAGTGAAAGAGGATGAGACCGCAAGTTAAAACTGGTCTAAACCCaccttcattttttaaaatggcTATAAAGAGAAGCGCTGAACCATAGCTTATAATGATGTTGTTTTAAAGAGTGTAATTATATCGAGATTTCTCCCTACATTTAGGCTGTACCATAACCTCATGTGCAGAGAAAACTATTTTTACAGACAGGCTGGAAATTTCCAAACAGCAGAATAATGCTATATCTTTCTGTGCAACCACAGACATTGTAACAACCTAAAGTTTAATTTGTCCTCATCAAACTGTCACAAGATCAGACAAAAAAGACATCCAACGTATACATTATTATTCACTGACAGGATGATTGCAGTTGAGACAATCATAATAGAAATTATAACCTTTCATAAAGAATTAATTATAGAATGCCATCCTACTCCTGAGATTCTCTCATTCTCGCTCCCCCTCGTAAAAACCACTTCTAGGCATCGGGGGAGTTTTTACCAGTAAATTATTGCCAAATTGCCAGGACATATTGGCTGGTTTTTGTCTTTCATCCCAAGAAGAAATCAAATGTAATGAAACAAAGGTGGCTGAACACAAACAACCATGGTTGCATGGAGAGCTTGAGTTAGTcagatgttttttagcagcaGTCTGGGCTGAAGGTAGACGGCACTCAGGGCCAGTCATTCACGTGGGTGTTAAGGAATGTAGTCTCGGTCTGTCTCACTTAAAGGAGGACAGGCTGCTCTTTCAGCGTGAATGAGGAATTAGACTAGTGGCACTTCCCACAAACAAAGGTACATGTTGgtaattttaaaaacatcaaatgccCTCTCAGAGGTCTTGACTTTCTGTGTCAAATCATCACATTCATACAACAGTGTCGTCATTTTGTGAACTGAAAAATATGGTGAACTGATATCCGATTAATTGTAGTAAAAACAATTTTATTAACCTATTTTAATTACCAGaactattatatttatatattttgaggTGCAACCCAGCatccaaaaatacaaaaaaggtcAATTTTCATTCTGTTTTCTTTATGATATAGTTCATTTTATAAGCTCATTTTGAGGTCCAA from Garra rufa chromosome 21, GarRuf1.0, whole genome shotgun sequence includes:
- the LOC141296388 gene encoding protein eva-1 homolog A, whose translation is MVTAFLNERQATTEEMALVSNALAAYSFIADHPERAALYFVCGVCLGLVLTLIALVVQISCRTDCKTQQAPKKPGKTAESTSDTSDSDSDWDNTSDLSARRHRRFERTLGNVFTSAEELERAQRLEERERIIREIWMNGQPDMPGTRSLNRYY
- the LOC141295221 gene encoding XK-related protein 5-like; amino-acid sequence: MQNHKGSAITWSHVCLYSFSGVIVLLEKAALVLCFTHYLWMGKELLAWLTLGLCLPVTAVQLLSLKWYITDAERPKPSLLIVHCLHLGVYHRLWSCMKSHSRQVKFGASLMQQADVSALLLIEALTLSLPQSLLQTYSLFTLQPGFLSPVVLCVGLSLLNVSWSLVLYSRSCFLLRPGHLHITPAAILCQLIWRGGMLGARVASLMFFCSTFHWWSCGVVGFHWLIMTFWQASQQTDICINRGSWLLFNSILGAMHIFLFLNVKDGPSRYRTTGFYLLMLLENTFLLLLASDALSGPSWDSMSVPLAVLCSFLIGVIFVVLYYRFLHPKSTEILQSLRLQMSLTTIDGTTNVDSKDTTLQSSTHNHGTFSVTGFALDKHEEASSVQPLEGDWHHHHILIRLALKTGNKDKINCLYGDRGLSVILENDDAPNTDSGGDGCTQPIMEAGEQSKSCPVENQEGVSGTEVRQQSPEKGAVYNTCPVDCSSTVYFSAEAHSSHSVSDSTLDKENVAVISPIMNGAALHLTAKQLLNRNPCYTSTPIPDLKTMQSTSPRLGGARRQVHF